Below is a window of Frigoribacterium sp. SL97 DNA.
CCCGTCTGTGACGACCGCGCGGGCGGTCAGGCGTGGGAGAGGCCAGGGCATGTGAGAGGGAGGTTCGTCCATGACCGAGAACAGTAAGCAGATCCCCCGACCGATGCCTGAGAACGTGCAGTCGATGCAGTCGACCCGCCCACGAGCCGAGGAGGCGCGGGTCAGGCCGGAGGGGCCGCCGCCGCTGTCGAGGTGGTCGGCGTGGAGGTCTCCGGCGTCGAGATCGTGGGCGCCGGGATGGTCGGCGTCGGGATGGTCGGCGGCAGGGCGGGCGGCGTGGCCCGCAGGTCGGCCACGCGGTCGGCCGGCTCGGTGCGGGCGAGGAACCCGATGCGCGACTCGCGCACGTGCCAGCCCATCAGCTCGGCGGCCCCGGCCTCGTCGCCGGCGTCGATCGCCGCGAGGATGCGTCGGTGGTCGGGCCAGAGCCGCTTGCCTCGCGAGAAGGTGTCGAGGGCGTACAGCCACTCGATCTTGTTCGACAGCTGGCGCAGCAGGGTGGCCAGGGTGGCGCTCCCGCTCAGCTGCGCCACGCCCACGTGGAACCGGTCGTTGAGCTCGACGAGACGGTCGAGGTCGCCGGCCTCGACGGCGGCGTCCCCGTCGTCGAGCAGCTGGCCGAGCACGCGCCGCGTGCGCCACCAGTCCTCGGGCGGGCGCGGCTCGCCGAACAGCTCGCGCGCCCGCAGGGCGGCGCGTCGCGCGGTCGAGATCTCGAGGGCCTCGCGGACGGCGAAGAGGTCGTCGGCCTCGTCGACCGGGATCGCCGCGACCCGGCTGCCCACGTGAGGCGTCGACTCGACGAACCCCTCGGCCTCCAGCGCACGCAGCGCCTCGCGCACCGGGACGCGCGAGACCCCGTGGCGGCGGGCGACCGACGCCTCGGTGATGCGCGTCCCCGGCACGAGGGCGCCCTCGACGATCTCGCGACGCAGGGCGTCGACGAGGACGACGGGCGTCGGGCCCTCAGAGGGCGAGGCTGGCACCGGGGATGGCTCCCAACAGTTCGGTCGTGTACTCGGCACGGGGCGACAAGAAGATGTCGTCGACGCTACCGCGCTCGACCACGGCACCCTTGCGCATCACCACCACGTCGTGCGCGATCTGCCTCACGACCGCCAGGTCGTGCGTGATGAACAGGTAGCTGAGGCCGAGCCGACGCTGCAGGTCGCCGAGCAGCTCGAGGATCTGCTCCTGGACGAGCACGTCGAGCGCCGAGACGGCCTCGTCGCAGATGAGCAGCTCGGGCTCGAGCGCCAGCGCCCGGGCGATGGCCACGCGCTGACGCTGCCCGCCGGACAACTCGTTCGGACGGCTCTGCGCGACCGACCGCGGCAGGGCGACCTGGTCGAGCAGCTCGGCGACCCGGTGCCGACGCGAGGCACGGTCGCCGACGCCGAAGATGCGCAACGGCTCGTCGATCAGCCGCTCGACGCTGGAGGTCGGGTCGAGCGAACCGTAGGGGTCCTGGAAGACGGGCTGCACCCGGCGACGAAGCGCGCGACGGGACGCACCGCGGCTCGTCGTGATGCTCTCGCCGTCGATCAGGGCCGACCCGCTCGTCGCCGACTCGAGGCCGAGCACGATGCGGGCCACGGTCGTCTTGCCCGAACCGGACTCCCCCACGATCGCCGTCGTGGTGCCGCGCGGCACCTCGAACGAGACGTGGTCGACGGCCCGCACCTGCTCGCCACGGCGACCACGGAGGCGGAACTCCTTGACCAGGTCGGTGACGGTCAGGATCGGGTCGACCCGCGCCTCCTTCGCGTCCGTCGCCTCGTCGAGGACGGCCTCGCCGCGGCGGAGGGCGGTGGCCGAGGCCAGCGTCGGCGCCGCCGCGACGAGGCGCTTCGTGTACTCGTGCTGCGGGCGACGCAGGATCTGCTCGGGCGTGCCCTGCTCGACGACGCGTCCCTCGAGCATCACGACGATGCGGTCGGTGCGGTCGGCGGCGAGCCCCAGGTCGTGGGTGATGAAGAGCAGGGAGGTGCCACGGCTCTCGACCAGCGTCTGCAGGTGGTTCAGGATCTGCCGCTGCACCGTCACGTCGAGCGCGCTGGTCGGCTCGTCGGCGATGAGCAGCTGCGGCTCCCGGGCCAGGGCGATCGCGATGAGCACGCGCTGGCGCATGCCGCCCGAGAACTCGTGGGGGAACTGCCCCGCCCGGCGCTCGGCCTCGGGGATGCCCGCCTCGCTCATCAGCGCGACGACGCGGCGTTGGACCTCGTCGTGGCCGCGGAGGCCGTGGGTCCGCAGCGCGTCGGCGATCTGCGCGCCGACCTTCATCGACGGGTTCAGGTTGGTCGACGGGTCCTGCGGCACGAGGCCGATCCGGGCGCCGCGCACCTGACGCATGGGGGCCTCGGTCGCCTGCGCGAGGTCGAGGGAGCCGCCGTCGGGCCCCGCCAGCTCGATCGTGCCACCCGTGATGTGGCCGGCCCCGGGCAGCAGGCGCAGGATGGCGGCGACCACCGTCGATTTACCCGAGCCGGACTGGCCGACGATCGCCACCCGCTCGCCCGGCAGGACGTCGAGGTCGACGCCGTGGACGGCGGGGGTGTCGCCGAACGAGACGCGGAGGTCGCGCACGGTCAGCAGGGGGGAGGTCGGGTTCTCAGCGTCCTGCGGCATAGGCCTGGGCTCCTCGGGGGTTGGCGGCGGCGGAGAGCACACCGGTCTCGGGGTCTCGCGACACGCTGGACAGCCGGCCCAGGGACCAACCGCCGGCGCGGGTGACGACGTGGCCGCGGGCGACCAGCGCGTCGATGACGTCGTCGCCCAGGCGGTCCTCGACCACGACGCCTCCGGGCTCCCAGGTGCGGGGCCAGAAGCTGCCCGGGAACGACGTGGTGTGCAGGGCCGGGGCGTCGATCGCCTGCTGCGGGGTGTAGCCGCCGACGATCGTGCGCAGCAGGTAGAGCAGCTGCCACTGGTCCTGCTGGTCGCCGCCGGGCGAACCGAGCGCGACGACGGGCTCGCCGTCCTTCAGCACGAGCGTGGGCGTCAGCGTGGTGCGCGGCCGGGTGCCGGGTGCGAGCGTCGACGCCGTGCCCTCGTCGAGCCACGACATCTGCAGCCGGCTGCCGAGGCAGAAGCCGAGCTCGGGGATCGTCGGCGACGACTGCAACCAGCCGCCCGACGGCGTCGCCGACACGACGTTGCCCCAGCGGTCGACGACGTCGAGGTGGCAGGTGTCGCCGCGCGTCTCGCCGGTGGGCTCGGTGAACGGCTCGGCCAGACGGTCGGCAGGAGGCGCGGTGGCGGTCGCCGGGGCGTCCTCGGTCGGTGCGACGGGTGCGTCGGGTACGTCGGCTGCGTCGGCTGCGTCGGCCGCGTCGGCGCGAACCGGTGCCCGACCGGGGGCGGCGACGGTGGGCTCGCCGACGCCGGCGGGTGCCTCGCTGAGCGCGGGTGGCAGGTACTCGGTGCGCATCGTGGGCAGGGTGAACGGTTCGCGCCCCGGGACGTCGCCCGGTCGCAACTCGCGCGACGCCCGCTCGCCGATCAGCGCGCGACGCCGGTCGGCGTAGTCCGCGGACAGCAGCACGTCGAGGGGCACGTCCCCGGGGCCGTACCAGGCCTCGCGATCGGCCATCGCGAGCTTCTGCGCCTCGACGATGGTGTGGGCGCCGTCGGCCGTCGACGGGTCCAGCAGGGCGTCGTCGAGCGGCTCGAGCAGCGCCAGCACCTGCAGCAGGGCGGGACCCTGACCCCAGGCGCCGGTCTTGGCGACGGTGTGGCCGCGGAACTCGATCGTGGTCGCCGGCTCGGTCGTGGCCCGGAAGGCGGCGAGGTCGGCGGCCGTGACCACGCCCGCGTGGTCGGTGCCCGACGAGTGACGGTGCGGAGTGCGGACGAACGCGTCGATCGCCTGCGCGACGTGTCCGCTGCCCCACTCGACCCGCGCCTCCTCGATCTTCGCCTCGCGGGACGCGTCGGGGCCGAGGGCCTCGCCCGCCGCGACCAACTCGTCGAGCACGGCCGCGTAGGCGGGGTTCGTCAGCAGGTCGCCCTCACGGGGTACCTCGCCACCCGGCATCCACTGGGCGGCGGACGTGGGCCAGTGCTCGGTGAACAGGTCGGCGACGGTCTCGATGGTCGACGCCACGCGCGCCACGATCGGGTGGCCGTCGCGGGCGTAGCCGATCGCGTAGGCCAGGACGTCGGCCAGGGACCAGGTGCCGTGCTCGGCCAGCAGCTTCAGCCAGGCGTCGACGGCGCCGGGGACGGCGGCCGCGAGGGCTCCCGACCCGGGGACGAGCTCGAGGCCCTCGGCCAGGTAGTGCTCGCGGGTGGCCCCGGCCGGGGCGGGGCCCTGGCCGACGAGCACGGTCGGCGCGTCGGGGGCCTCGGCCGTGGCGTAGATCGCCGTGAGGTCGCCGCCGGGACCGTTGAGGTGCGGCTCGACGACGTGCAGGACGAAGGCGCCCGCGACGGCCGCGTCGAAGGCGTTGCCGCCGCGCTCGAGGACCGACTGGGCCGAGGCCGTCGCCAGCCAGTGCGTCGACGACGTCATGCCGAAGGTGCCGCGCAGGTCGGGGCGGGTGACGAACTCGTCAGGGGTGGTGTAGGTCACGAGGGGGTCACTTCCGGTCGCTGGCGGTGGGGTCGAGGGCGTCGCGCAGGGCGTCGCCGAACAGGTTGAAGCCGAGGCAGATCACGGCGATCGCGAGACCCGGCACGACGGCCGCGAAGGGCGCCTTGGCCAGGTACTGCTGCGCGTCGCTGAGCATGATGCCGAGACTCGCCGTCGGCGGCTGGATGCCCAGCCCGAGGAACGACAGGAGGGCCTCGCCGATCACGGCGACCGGCATGATGACCGTCGCCTGGACGATGATCGCCGAGACGCAGTTCGGCAGGACGTGCTGGAAGATCACCCGCAGCCCCGAGGCGTCCATGGTCGTCGCGGCGAGGACGAAGTCGGTCGACTTGATCCGGAGCGTCTCGCCGCGCACCACGCGGATCATCGTCGGCACCTGCGCGATGCCGAGGGCGACCACCGCGTTCGTCAGGCTCGGACCGCTGATCGCGGCGAGCGCGACGGCGATGATGAGGAACGGGAACGCCAGCATGACGTCCGTGAGGCGCGAGATCACGCCGTCGAGCCACCGCCAGTAGCCGGCCAGCAACCCGAGCGGCGTGCCGACCACGACGGCCAGCAGCACCGACAGCACGCCGACCTGCAGCGAGACGCGGATGCCGTAGACGGTGCGCGAGAGGATGTCGCGGCCGAGGTCGTCCGTGCCGAGCACGTAGCCGACCGTGCCGGGCACTTGGAACGGCAGCTCGAAGTTCACCCGGGTCGGGTCGTACGGGGCGATGAGGGGCGCGGCGAGGCCGGCGACGAGCACGACGAGCAGCATGACGCCGCCCGTGACGCCGAGCTTGTTGCGGACGAGGCCGCGCCAGACGCGTCCCCGCCCCGACCCGAGGCCCGCCCCTGCGGCGGTGGGTGTCTCGATGACGGTCACGATGCGCCTCCTACCCTGATGCGCGGGTTGATGACGGAGTACAGGACGTCCACCGCCAGGTTGATCAAGATGTAGCCGACCGTGATGATCAGCACGACGGCCTGGATCACGGGGTAGTCACGGGTGAACACCGAGTCGAGCGTGAGCTTGCCGAAGCCCGGCAGCGCGAAGATGCGCTCCGTCACCACGGCGCCCGAGATCAGACCGCCGAGTTGCAGGCCGACGATCGTGACGACCACGATCATCGAGTTGCGCAGGCCGTAGCGCATCAGCACCCGCCCGCGCCCGAGCCCCTTGGCCCGCGCGGTGCGCACGTAGTCGGTCTTCATCGTCTCGATCATCGAGGCCCGGGTCTGCCGCATGATGACCGCGGCGAGGCTCGTGCCGAGGATCAGCGCCGGCAGGGTCAGGTGGTAGAACGCGCTCGCCGGGTTCTCGGCCACCGGCACGTAGCCCGACGCCGGGAACAGGCCGAGGCCCGCCGCGAGCCAGAGGATCGCGAGGATGCCGAGCCAGAAGTTCGGCACCGACAGACCGACCAGGGCGGCGGCGTTGGCCATCCACTCGGGCCAGCGTCCGCGGTAGCGCTCGGCGACGACGCCGAGGGCGACGCCCACGACGACGGCGACCACGATCGCGTAGAGGGCGAGCCACAGCGTCACCGGCAGGGTGGCCCCGATCAACTCGGTGACCGGGGTGCCGGTGCGGGTGGACTCACCGAAGTCGCCGCGGACGAAGTTGCCGACGAACCGGCCGTACTGCACCAGCAGCGAGTCGTCGAGGCCGAGGTCGGCCCGGATCGCGGCGACGCGCTCGGGCGTCGCCTCTTCTCCGGCGAGGGCCAGGGCCGGATCGCCGGGCAGCTGGCGCACGCCCCAGAACACGACGATCGAGGCGATCACGAGCGTGACGGCCGACTGCCACAGCCGGGTGAACAGGTAACGGGTCATCAGGTCACTCCCCCTCGACGAACGCGGCGTTGCTGAGCCGTACGACGCCGTCGGCGTAGGTGGACACCCCGGCGACCTCGTTCGTCAGCGCGGTCAGGCTGCGGGTGCGGTACAGGTAGATCAGCGGTTCGTCCTCCTGCACCTGCGTCACGGCCTCGCCGTAGAGCGCCGCACGCTCGTCGACGTCGATGGACGCGGCGGCGTCGGCCAGCAGCTCGTCGACCCGGGGGTTGCTGTAGCCCGAGTAGTTGTTGCCGCCACCGGTGCGCAGGAAGTTCACCATGTTGCCGTTCGGGTCGACGCGGCCCGACCAGCCGAGCTGCAGCGCGTCGAAGTCGCCGCGCGACTGGACGTCGAGCAGGGTCGAGTACTCGACCGGGGTGATCGACAGGCGGAACCCGCCGTCGGCGACCTGGGCCTGCAACGCCTGGGCGAGGCGCAGCGTGTCGGCGTTGTTGCTGGCCTGGATCTCGATCTCGTAGGGCGTCGTCACCCCCGCCTCGGCGAGGAGGCGCTTGGCCCCCTCGGGGTCGTAGCCCGGGCACGCGTCGCTGGCATCGGTGGCGAACGGACTCGTCGGCGGGATCGGCGAGCAGGCGGTGTCGTTCCACCCGCCGAAGACGCTCTGGACCAGCGCGTCCCGGTCGATCGACATGGCCAGCGCCTGACGGACGCGCACGTCGCTCGCCAAGGGGGTGTCGATCTGGACGGGGTCGGTCCCGACGCCGTCCTGGTTGCCGATGTTCACGGTGATGCCCTGGTAGCCGAACGAACCGACCTGCAGCACCGTGAGGCCGTCGTCCGCCATGAGGGAGTCGACGTCCATCGTCGACATCGAGTCGGCGACCTGCACGTCACCCGCACGGACGTTCGCCGCACGGATGCTCGCGTCGGTGATGATGCGGTAGGTGATCGAGTCGAGGTGCACGTCCTCGGCGTCGTAGTACAGCGGGTCGCGCTCGACCGAGATCGAGGTCTGCGGCACGCGGTCGACGAACTTGAAGGGGCCCACGCAGACCGGGGCGTCGCCGAAGTCGTCGCCCTCGGCCTCGAGCGCCGTCGGGGACATGATCATCCCCGCGCGGTCGGCGAGGGCCGCGGTCAGCGGGGCGAAGGGGCGCTCGTAGGTCAGGCGCACCGTGTCGTCGTCGAGGGCCTCGACCCCGGTCACCGGGCCGAGCTCGCTGGCCCGCGACGAGTCGGGCTTGTCGAGGTGACGACGCAGCGTCGTGACGACGGCCTGGGCGTCCAACGGGGTGCCGTCCGCGAACACGGCGTCGGTGCGCACGGGGATGTCGACCGTCAACCCGCCGTCCGACAGCGTCGGCAGCTCGGTCGCCAGCAGCGGCACGAGGTCACCCTCGGCGTCGATGTCGTACAGCTTCTGGCACACGGTCTCCATGACGTAGCGCGTGTAGAGCGACGACGACGTGGTGGGGTCGAGGGCGTCCGGCTCGGCGGACAGCGCCATGACCAGGTCGCCCCCCTCGACGATGGTCCGGTCGCCGATCGGCGCGGTGGTCACGTCGGTCTTGTCGGGCGGGTTCGTCCCGGCGGGTTGCTGCGGGACGCAGGCCGTCAGGGCGAGCGTCGCGGCGGCGGCGAGGGCCGGCAGCGCGAGGGCCCGGCGCAGGCGGCGACGCCCGGCCGGGGAGCTCGCGGCGCGGGCCGTGCTCGCGGCGCGGGCCGTGCTCGCGGCGCGGGCCGTGCTCGCGGCGCGGGCCGTGCTCGCGGCGCGGGTCGCGCCGGCGCTCGCGGCGCGGGTCGGGCGGGGTGGGCGGGCCATCGGGCCTCCGATGCTCGGGTGGTATCGGTCTGCGCGGCGTGGATTGCATACAATCCTGCCGCACGCCCCAGTTTTGTATACGAATTGTTTCGCGCGGGTAAAACGTGGCCCGGCCGGTCCGGCTCCGGCCCGTCTCGCCTAGAGACGCACCCGCCCGCACCCGCACCCGCACCCGCACCGAGGTCGCACCACGATCGCGTCACGAAACCACGCTCGGGGTTGGTTCGACGACTCGGAAGTGGTGCGACCTGAGCGTCACGGCAAGGGCAGCCCTGCTGAGCGGAGGTTCGCGGCCAGGCGGGGTGGGTGCGACAACTCGTCCCAGACCGTTCGCGCGAATCCGTTGACCTCGGGCCGGTTGCGGATGCGGTCCTCTCGGATCTTCTCGTCCACCACGACTTGTCCGGGCGACCGGCCGTTCTTCCACCGCCCTTCCGCGTACTTGATCCGTCCGTCGAATTCGAGCACGACGCCGAACCGGGGCCACCAGAAGTCGACGACGTCGGCGAAGAGGCCGCCGTCTTCCCAGGTGAAACGCTGCTGGAGCACCGGAGGAGGCGCGCCCAGCTCGTGCAGGACGACCCGCGTCAGCGACTCCCCCGGGGATTCGGCCTCGGGCGTCGCGAAGGCGACCGCCCGGCGTGCACTCGGCAGGCCTCGTGCCGACCCACGTCCGTCGAGGACGTGCCGCACGTCATCCGCGGTGGCGAGCCCCCTCCGCACGAGGGCATCGAGGGCGACCACCGCGTCACGGAACGACGACGTGAGGGCGAGATCGGCTGCTGTTCGAGCCGGAGAGGTGAG
It encodes the following:
- a CDS encoding gamma-glutamyltransferase family protein, producing MTYTTPDEFVTRPDLRGTFGMTSSTHWLATASAQSVLERGGNAFDAAVAGAFVLHVVEPHLNGPGGDLTAIYATAEAPDAPTVLVGQGPAPAGATREHYLAEGLELVPGSGALAAAVPGAVDAWLKLLAEHGTWSLADVLAYAIGYARDGHPIVARVASTIETVADLFTEHWPTSAAQWMPGGEVPREGDLLTNPAYAAVLDELVAAGEALGPDASREAKIEEARVEWGSGHVAQAIDAFVRTPHRHSSGTDHAGVVTAADLAAFRATTEPATTIEFRGHTVAKTGAWGQGPALLQVLALLEPLDDALLDPSTADGAHTIVEAQKLAMADREAWYGPGDVPLDVLLSADYADRRRALIGERASRELRPGDVPGREPFTLPTMRTEYLPPALSEAPAGVGEPTVAAPGRAPVRADAADAADAADVPDAPVAPTEDAPATATAPPADRLAEPFTEPTGETRGDTCHLDVVDRWGNVVSATPSGGWLQSSPTIPELGFCLGSRLQMSWLDEGTASTLAPGTRPRTTLTPTLVLKDGEPVVALGSPGGDQQDQWQLLYLLRTIVGGYTPQQAIDAPALHTTSFPGSFWPRTWEPGGVVVEDRLGDDVIDALVARGHVVTRAGGWSLGRLSSVSRDPETGVLSAAANPRGAQAYAAGR
- a CDS encoding ABC transporter substrate-binding protein, which translates into the protein MARPPRPTRAASAGATRAASTARAASTARAASTARAASTARAASSPAGRRRLRRALALPALAAAATLALTACVPQQPAGTNPPDKTDVTTAPIGDRTIVEGGDLVMALSAEPDALDPTTSSSLYTRYVMETVCQKLYDIDAEGDLVPLLATELPTLSDGGLTVDIPVRTDAVFADGTPLDAQAVVTTLRRHLDKPDSSRASELGPVTGVEALDDDTVRLTYERPFAPLTAALADRAGMIMSPTALEAEGDDFGDAPVCVGPFKFVDRVPQTSISVERDPLYYDAEDVHLDSITYRIITDASIRAANVRAGDVQVADSMSTMDVDSLMADDGLTVLQVGSFGYQGITVNIGNQDGVGTDPVQIDTPLASDVRVRQALAMSIDRDALVQSVFGGWNDTACSPIPPTSPFATDASDACPGYDPEGAKRLLAEAGVTTPYEIEIQASNNADTLRLAQALQAQVADGGFRLSITPVEYSTLLDVQSRGDFDALQLGWSGRVDPNGNMVNFLRTGGGNNYSGYSNPRVDELLADAAASIDVDERAALYGEAVTQVQEDEPLIYLYRTRSLTALTNEVAGVSTYADGVVRLSNAAFVEGE
- a CDS encoding dipeptide ABC transporter ATP-binding protein, with amino-acid sequence MPQDAENPTSPLLTVRDLRVSFGDTPAVHGVDLDVLPGERVAIVGQSGSGKSTVVAAILRLLPGAGHITGGTIELAGPDGGSLDLAQATEAPMRQVRGARIGLVPQDPSTNLNPSMKVGAQIADALRTHGLRGHDEVQRRVVALMSEAGIPEAERRAGQFPHEFSGGMRQRVLIAIALAREPQLLIADEPTSALDVTVQRQILNHLQTLVESRGTSLLFITHDLGLAADRTDRIVVMLEGRVVEQGTPEQILRRPQHEYTKRLVAAAPTLASATALRRGEAVLDEATDAKEARVDPILTVTDLVKEFRLRGRRGEQVRAVDHVSFEVPRGTTTAIVGESGSGKTTVARIVLGLESATSGSALIDGESITTSRGASRRALRRRVQPVFQDPYGSLDPTSSVERLIDEPLRIFGVGDRASRRHRVAELLDQVALPRSVAQSRPNELSGGQRQRVAIARALALEPELLICDEAVSALDVLVQEQILELLGDLQRRLGLSYLFITHDLAVVRQIAHDVVVMRKGAVVERGSVDDIFLSPRAEYTTELLGAIPGASLAL
- a CDS encoding ABC transporter permease — its product is MTVIETPTAAGAGLGSGRGRVWRGLVRNKLGVTGGVMLLVVLVAGLAAPLIAPYDPTRVNFELPFQVPGTVGYVLGTDDLGRDILSRTVYGIRVSLQVGVLSVLLAVVVGTPLGLLAGYWRWLDGVISRLTDVMLAFPFLIIAVALAAISGPSLTNAVVALGIAQVPTMIRVVRGETLRIKSTDFVLAATTMDASGLRVIFQHVLPNCVSAIIVQATVIMPVAVIGEALLSFLGLGIQPPTASLGIMLSDAQQYLAKAPFAAVVPGLAIAVICLGFNLFGDALRDALDPTASDRK
- a CDS encoding GntR family transcriptional regulator, whose amino-acid sequence is MPASPSEGPTPVVLVDALRREIVEGALVPGTRITEASVARRHGVSRVPVREALRALEAEGFVESTPHVGSRVAAIPVDEADDLFAVREALEISTARRAALRARELFGEPRPPEDWWRTRRVLGQLLDDGDAAVEAGDLDRLVELNDRFHVGVAQLSGSATLATLLRQLSNKIEWLYALDTFSRGKRLWPDHRRILAAIDAGDEAGAAELMGWHVRESRIGFLARTEPADRVADLRATPPALPPTIPTPTIPAPTISTPETSTPTTSTAAAAPPA
- a CDS encoding ABC transporter permease, yielding MTRYLFTRLWQSAVTLVIASIVVFWGVRQLPGDPALALAGEEATPERVAAIRADLGLDDSLLVQYGRFVGNFVRGDFGESTRTGTPVTELIGATLPVTLWLALYAIVVAVVVGVALGVVAERYRGRWPEWMANAAALVGLSVPNFWLGILAILWLAAGLGLFPASGYVPVAENPASAFYHLTLPALILGTSLAAVIMRQTRASMIETMKTDYVRTARAKGLGRGRVLMRYGLRNSMIVVVTIVGLQLGGLISGAVVTERIFALPGFGKLTLDSVFTRDYPVIQAVVLIITVGYILINLAVDVLYSVINPRIRVGGAS